In Mammaliicoccus sp. Marseille-Q6498, the genomic stretch TTTAAAAATAAATCCTGAGAAATCTTGATCAAATGGATCAACAGTATCGCCTTCTTCAGTTGTACGTCCACTTGGCATTGGTGCATAGTCAACATAAGCGTTTAAGAAGTTCTGCACGCCGAAATTAGCTAACGCTGAACCGAAGAATACTGGTGTTAATTCACCTGCTAACAACATTTCTTCATCAAAATGTTCTCCAACTTCATCTACTAACATTAATTCATCAATTGCTTGTTGAAATTGTGAATCATTTTTTATAGGATGATCTTCTTCAAGTTCATAATCATCATTTAAATGTAATACATTTTCTTCATCTCTAAATGGTTCGATTGTCTTTTCAGCTCTATCGATAATACCGAAAAAGTTTTGTCCCATTCCAACTGGCCAATTCATTGGATATGTTTCAATTTCTAATGTCTTTTCAATTTCTTCTAATAATTCAAAAGGCTCTTTACCCATTCTGTCTAACTTATTAATAAATGTGAAAATTGGAATACCTCTCATTTTACACACTTTAAATAATTTCAATGTTTGAGGCTCTATACCTTTTGCACAGTCGATTACCATGACCGCACTATCTACAGCCATTAACGTTCTATAAGTATCTTCAGAGAAATCTTCATGTCCAGGTGTATCTAATATATTTATATTGAAATGATCATAATTAAACTGCATTACTGAACTTGTTACTGAAATACCACGTTCTTGTTCAACTTTCATCCAGTCACTCGTTGCAAACTTCCCGGATTTCTTACCTTTAACAGTTCCTGCTTTTCTAATTGCGCCACCAAAAAGTAATAACTTTTCAGTTAATGTCGTCTTACCAGCATCTGGGTGAGATATTATCGCAAAAGTTTTTCTACTTTCTACTTCTTTTTTTATCGTCACGATTCATTTCTCCTTATAATTCTGATGTCCATTGACTAATTCTATTGGCTAATTCGTTAGCTTCATCATCTTCAAGTACATTAAATAGATGAAGATATAGATGTTCGATTAATGATTCTCCGTACAAATCATAATCTACTTGAATTGACCAATATAAATCAGGAATAGAAATCACAAAATATTCTTCTTTTTTATTTTCATATATAAAAACTTTACAATTTATAGTTTGAGAATGACTTTCTCTAATCTTCACTTAACTTTCCTCCATACTTTTCATAAGCCGCTTCTAATCCAATTAAATCATCACGGTGAGGTACTTTAATGTGATCAGGCATAATTTGATATGGTTCTCTTCCTTTAGAAGCTAACACTACCGTATCTCCTGGTTCAGATATTTCTATAGCATGTCTTATTCCTTCAGCACGATCTTCGAATTCTACATAGTTATTATGTGTCGCTCCTTTAGCTAATTCTGCAGTTAACATTTTCGGATCATCATTTGCAGGATTATCCGGTGTGAATATAACGTAATCTGCTCTACAGCTTATTCTACCCATTTCAGGTGTCTTTGTTAAGTCTCTTTCTCCTGCCATACCAACTAAGAATATAAGTTTTTGTTTTACAAATGGTTTAACTGCATCAATCAGTTTATCCATACCATCTGGTGTATGTGCATAGTCAATGATTAAATCTATTGGAAGATTTCTGTCTAATACTTCAAGTCTTCCTTCAACTGGTGGCATGTTTTTAACTGCTTTTGTAATATCTTCAAGCTCATACCCTTGAACCCATAAACCTAAAATACTTGCTAATAAGTTCAGTACATTAAATTTACCTAAGTAAGGAGAATGTACTTGGTATTCTCCAAAAGGCGTCACAAGTGTAAACTGTACACCGCTTATTGATTCTTGAATATTTGTTGCCATGAAATCTGCTTCGTTATCAATTCCGTATGTAAAAATTTCAAAAGGAGTGACAGATTCTAATTCCTTTGAATAAGCATCATCGGCATTTAAAATAACAAATTTATCTTTCGTATAATCTTGTCCTAATTGACTAAATAATAATGATTTAGCGTGACCATATGCTTCCATTGAACCGTGGAAATCAAGATGATCTTGCGTAAGATTTGAAAAAATCGCAATATCAAATTCTACTCCTCTTAAACGTCCCATAACTAATCCATGACTAGATACTTCAAACGTCATGCTTTCACAGTTCTGATCAACTGCATCTACAATGTGTTTAGTTAATGTAACTGTCTCAGGTGTTGTGTTCACACCTTTTGTGACCGTTTCATTTATTTGAAAACCATTTGTTCCTAAATAAGCACTGCCCTTACCGAGACCTCTCGTTAAATGGTGTACCATTGTCGCAATTGTTGTCTTACCGTTTGTTCCAGTTACACCTATAGTCTTTAATTTTCTACTTGGAAAATCAAAAATTAAATGACTAAATATGCTAGCAACTTTTAAAGTATCTTTTACTACTATTAATAATACCTCATCAGGTAAATCAATATATTTTTCACTTACGATAACTGTACATTCTTGTTCAATAACATTCGGTATAAATTTATGACTATCAACCGTGTATCCTTTAGAAGCAACAAAAATTGAACCACGTTTAGCAGTTCGTGAATCAGTTGTTATATCAGACACTTCTTGATTTTCATTACCATATGCTTTTTTAATTTTTATTTTATCTAATAACGTCTTAACTTTCATCGTTATTTCTCCTTTATTTTCAATAGGTCTATTATACACTTTCTTATTATGATTTTATAGCTTTGACTTCATTCACTAAAAGTCATACAATGAGTGAGTACTCACTTATAATGATAAAAATATTAAAGAGGTGCTTTTATGATTAATGTTCAATCAATTTCAAAGTCTTACGGACGTACTCAAATTCTCGAAAATATTACGACACAATTTGAACCGGGATGCATTACTGGTCTCATCGGCCCATCTGGAGCTGGTAAGACAACACTTATTAAATGTATTTTAGGAATGGAAGCAATTGACTCAGGCTCGATAACAATTAAAGATACTGCCATACCGAATCGAAAAATTTTACGTTCAATTGGATATATGGCGCAAAGTGATGCTTTATTTGATGATTTAACCGCATTTGAAAATATGACTTTTTTCGGAAAGTTATATATTAATAAAGACTTAAATTTAAATGAACGAATAGAAAAAGCACTTAAAATGGTCAATTTAACAAATGAAAAAAATAAAAAAGTAAAAGCTTATTCTGGTGGCATGAAAAGAAGACTTTCATTAGCCATAAGTTTTATACAAGATCCTAGCATTTTAATATTAGATGAACCTACTGTTGGCATTGATCCAAAGCTAAGAAAATCAATTTGGAATGATTTATTTGCAGCACGAAATGAAGGAAAGACAATTCTTGTAACAACACACGTATTAGATGAAGCAGATAAATGCGACAAGTTGTTACTAATGAGAGAAGGAAACATTATTTCGTACGGTTCACCTGACGAAATTAAACAAAGTTTTAATGTAGATACTATTGAAGAAGTATTTTTACAGTTAGGAGATGGTCACGATGCTTAACATAGCTAAACGTATATTCAAACAAGTTTTTAGAGATAAGAGAACGCTCATGTTGTTACTCGTTGCACCGTTATTCATTTTGACACTTATTTATTTTTTATTTAACTTTTCTGATGAAGCAAATGATTTAAAAGTTGGCACAATTCACATAAACGATGAACTGAAAACAAACTTAAATGATCAAAATATTGATACCGTTCAATATAAAAATAAAGACAATTTGAAAGATAAATTTAAAAATGATGATTTAGACGGATTTATTATTAATGAAGATAATAAACTTTCGATTACTTATGAAAATTCTGATCCGAGTACAACAAACCAACTAAAAGGAAAACTTAATCAATTAGTTGTCGGTCAAAATATAAAGCAACTATCAAACGCACTTACTCAACAAGGAAAAATTATACATCAGATTACAAAACAATTGCCACAACAAATGAAAGAAAATTTACCAGCTACGGATAAACCTAACATTGAAAAATATGAAATGAACCAACATTATTTATTTGGCAATAAAGATACAAATTATTTCGACACAATTAGCCCAATCTTAATTGCATTTTTTGTATTTTTCTTTACGTTCTTAATATCAGGTATATCTTTATTGAAAGAAAGAACATCTGGCACATTGGAACGTATACTTTCATCTCCAATTAAAAAATATGAAATTATATTAGGTTACATTATTGGGTATGGCGCATTTGCTATTATTCAAACAACACTCATCGTGCTCTACTCTATTTACGTACTACAAATGGAAACAGAAGGTAATATCGCATTAGTATTCATAACAAATATACTTGTTTCCTTCATTGCATTGACGTTCGGTTTACTATTATCAACATTTGCATCATCTGAATTCCAAATGATTCAATTTATACCACTTGCCGTAATTCCGCAAATCTTTTTTGCAGGCATCATACCAGGTGATTCAATGCATACTTTGTTACAATATATTGCTCACATCATGCCTTTATATTATGCAGCTGACGCGATTCAAAACGTCATGTTAAGAGGTTATGACGTATCAGATATTTACATTAATTGGATTATATTATTCGCCATCTTTACAATATTATTAATTTTAAATATATTGGGTATGAATAGATATAGGAAAGTGTAGGTCTTATGCATGAATAGATCAATAAAAGAAATTTTGAATGAACAACTAACTAAACAAGCAGATTTAAGTGAAAAACAAGTGTCCGTTATAAAAAGTGCTACTGAACTTTTTAGTGAGAAAGGATTTTATAATACTTCTACTCGTGATATCGCAACGCTCGCTCAAGTTTCAGAAGGTACAGTATACAAACATTTTAAAACGAAAGATGAATTACTTTATGCTGGATTGTTACCTTTATATAAAACAGTGGTAGCGCCTGAAGTTGTTAAAGAATTTACTTCTGAATTATCAAAAAGTACGACTTTAGAAGGATTTGTTGACATATTTGTAGATAATCGAATAGAATTCATTCATAATAATAAAAATATCATTAAAATTATATTTGGCGAAATTATGTATAATTCTAATATTCAGAGGTTGTTGTTCGGCTTATTTAATGAAACAATTGAACCAGCATTAAGTAAACATATACAAAGATTAAAAGACAATCATGAAATTGAAGCAGATTTACCTGTTCACACTGCATTACAACTATTGATAACAAACACAATCAGTATTATGTTACCTGTATTATTATCAAATAATTATTCTGATTCAGAATTAAATGAAAATATCAAAATAACAAAACATTTATTAATAAAAATGTTAAAATAACTAAAGAAATTATATAGTTTTTGTAATCATACGCAATATCTTTTCACAAATTAAGGAAAATGCGTTAAACTATCATAGAAATTAAATACAAATACGGAGTGTGGCTAATGGTTTCTCAAAACAAAAAATTACTGATTATTACTGGTTCATTTGGTAATGGTCACTTACAAGTTACGAATAGTATTGTGAAACAATTTGGTGAAATGAATTTAAATCATTTGACTGTTATTGAGCATGATTTATTTCTTGAAGCACACCCTATTATGACTTCAATCGCAAAGCAATGGTATATAAATAGTTTTAAATACTTTAGAAATATGTATAAATTTTTCTATTATAGCCGACCTGAACAAATTGATAAATGTATCTACAAGTATTATGGATTAAATAAACTATTAAATTTACTTATAAAAGAAAAGCCAGACTTAATATTGTTAACATTCCCAACACCTGTTGTATCCGTATTAACAGAACAGTTTAATTTAAACATCCCTATTGCAACAGTAATGACGGACTATCGTTTGCATAAAAACTGGGTTACGCCACACTCTAATCGTTATTATGTTGCGACTAATGATTTAAAAAATGAGTTTCAATCAATTGGCATTGAAGCTGAGGATATTAAAGTTACGGGTATCCCAATTTCTAAACAATTTGAAGAACCTATTGATCGATATCAATGGTTAATGAAACATAAATTAGACCCAGATAAAAAGGTAATCTTAATGTCTGCAGGTGCATTCGGTGTTTCTACTGGTTTTTCTTCAATGATTAGCCAAATTGATACACATGCTAAAGATGCTCAAGTCGTTATGATTTGTGGTAATAGTAAAAGTTTAAAAAATGAATTAAAGCAACACTTTAAAAACAATGAGAATGTCTTAATTCTTGGTTACACTAAACATATGAACGAATGGATGGCTTCAAGCCAACTTATGATTACAAAACCAGGTGGCATTACCATTTCAGAAGCATTCGCAAGACATTTACCATTAATATTCCTAAACCCTGCACCTGGACAAGAATTAGAGAATGCAGAGTACTTCTCTGTTAAAGGGTATGGTAAAGTCGCACACACACCAGAAGAAGCGACTAAGATGGTTATATCTTTAATTAATCAACCGACAGAACTTAAGAAGATGACAAAACTACTAGAAGAAAACTATTTAGATAAATCTACTGAAACAATATGTAATGATTTACTTTCTTTATTAAGCGATTCATTATCTTATAAAGAAGTTTATGGAAAGGTTCCTATGTATGCCAAATACTTCATCAGGTAAAACATTTTATAAAAAAGATTTTTGGATAATGCTCGTCATCTTATTTATGATGGAGTTTGCAAGAGGAATGTATATTTTAAGTTATTTACCCATTCTACCAACAACTACTGCTAAAGTAACTGTTGGTATTACTTCTTTAGCAATATCTTTACATTTTGTAAGTGATGCATTAACGAACTTTATCATCGGTTTTCTTCTAAAAAGATTCGGTCCAACTGTCATATTAACAAGTGGTTTTGTCTTAGCTTTCTCAAGTTTAGCTTTAATTATTTTCATACCATCTCCAATAATATATATTTTAAGTGCTATATTATTAGGTATTGCTGTAAGTCCGATATGGGTTATTATGCTTTCAAGCGTTGATGAATCATCTCGCGGTAAGCAAATGGGATATGTATACTTCAGTTGGTTAGTAGGTTTGCTATCCGGTATGATTTTCATGAATTTACTATTCAAAATTCACCCAACTCGATTTACATTTATGATGGCGTTATGTGTATTAATTGCATGGGGATTATTCTATTTCGTCAAAGTAAGGTTAACAAATTATGAAAGTAAATCAGTCAAAAAACAATTAAAAGAAATAGTACTCGTTTCAAAAAGACATTTACTTCTATTCCCAGGTATCTTTTTACAAGGATCAGCAATCGGTATGCTTGTCCCTATTCTACCAACTTATGCCACAAAACATATGGGCGTTTCTACGTTAGAATATACTTTCATACTAATTGTCGGTGGAATTGGATGTACAATATCCATGTTATTCTTCTCAAAACTCATGGATAAACATGCTAAAATATTTACGCATATTGTTATATTTGTTGGATTTTTAGCTTATAGTTCATTTATATTCGGATTAACGTTATTAACACAACTCTTTATCGTATTAGTCATAGCATTGTTGATCGGTACCATTTATGGTTTATTGCTACCTGCATGGAACACATTTATGGCCAGTCAAATTAATAATAAAGTCCAAGAAGAAACTTGGGGCGTATTCAATAGTGTACAAGGATTTGGAACAATGGTAGGTCCAGTAATTGGTGGTATCATATCAGAAGTATTCAGAGACGTTTATTACACAATATATGCATCTAGTTTAATGTTCTTATTCTTAGCTATTTTCTACGGCATACATTTTATAATCGCACATAAAAAGAAAAAATCTATATAATTTACGTATTAAATACAGCCGAACTGAGTTTGCATACTCAGTTCGGCTGTATTTTTATGTGAATAATAGATATAGCCTGTTGTTACTGTTGGTGGGTGAAACTCTAAGGAGCAGAATTCTGAATAATGCTCGTTAGAACCCGCTAAGGAGCAGAATTCTGAATAATGCTCGTTAGAACCCGCTAAGGAGCAGAATTCTGAATAATGCTCGTTAGAACTCTGTAAGGAGCAGAATTCCGAATAATGCTCGTTAGAATTCGCTCCTTACACCTCATATATTCAAAATAAAAAACGCGAAGTTATATTTTCATATAATTTCGCGTTTTTTTTATTAACCTAAAGTATAAGATGCTGCTTCAGACCAAGTTTCGTCTTCATTTTGCTTCATTAATTTAATTGTATCGATTGTTTCTGAATGATCAATACCTGCCATTTTTACTTGTCCATAGATATCTTCAAATTCTTGACTTGATAAACCTTGAGCAATTGTAAAATGAGGTACGAATGGATGTGTACTTTCTCCATAAAAATCTCCACTATTAAATTCATTATAAAGTGCTTCTAATTCATCTGTTTTTGTAACTTTAAAATATATTACATTTTTAGTTGGTGCAAAGCTAGATGCTTTAGATACTTGAATGTTTAATGGTTGATGTTTTTTAGACGTTTGTTCAAGTCTTGATTTCACTTCGTCTAGCGTACTGTCTTCGATTTCAAATTTTTCTTTAATAGTAATATGCGGAGCTATTAATGCATAATGTTTATCATATCTTTTACGATAAGCATTAACCGCTTCTTGGAATGGTTTAGATGGAATAAGTATGATGCCTAATTTCATAATAATAATTCCTCCTTTTTTAACTACATTATTATTATATCAAATTTTCCTGTTTTTGATGACTTAAAAAATAAGTCAACATATTTTCTAATTGTGGTTTCCATGTTTTCCATGTATGACCACCATCTAATTCTATATATTCGTATGAAATATTAGATTGGTTAACAAGTTCACGAAAATCTCTATTTGGTGTTAAAAAGTCTGCACTTTCTCCACTCATTAATTTGAAATCATCTTCTTCTTTACCAATAAAATGTTTTATATTTAATATATCTTTAGATGTGCAGTCATAGAATTTCTGAGTTACTGTTTCATTAATCATAGGACTAAATAATCCGAGTTGACTAAAATGGTGTGGGTATTCTAACCCAGTTAATAAAGCGATACTAGCCGCTAAACTATCACCTAATAATATTCTTGCATTACCTACTTTTAAAGTTGAGAATGTTTTATCAATATATGGCATAAGTTCCTTAACTACAAATTGTGACATTTCTTTTCTATGTTCACCTTCTGGATGGAACTCTGTTCTTCTACTTTCTACATCTTCGTAATGTACACCTACTATAATTGCTCTGTCGACTTCGTTAGATGATCTTAACTTTTCATATGTTCGATGTATTTGACCGAATTGAAAGAAATCTCTTCCGTCAAATGCAATCACGACATGATGTTTATATAAATCTGTATATGCTTTTGGTAAATATATTGAGATTGACACTTCCCTATTTAAGTATTTACTTTCTAGTTTTATTTGGTCAACTAGACCTATTTTTTTATCCATACAAAACGCTCCCAACTGTACATATAAATCTATTGTACAGTAGAGAGCGTATATTTGAAAGCGTTTGATATTGCTTTTTTATTTATCTAAATTCTTCTCTTCTTCTAAACGTTTTGGATAAACTTCGTGCCAGAATTTCGCAGTTGGAACTTCATCTGGACCAGGTCTGTAAACAGCGTCTCTTCCAGATCCTTTTGCTTTTTTCTGTTTTTCAAAGTCACGTAATGCTCGTATTGCTGGTTTGTGTAAAATCCAAATGGCAATAATGTTTAACCATGCCATAAGTCCAACACCTAAATCACCCATCGCCCATGCAACATCTGCAGTTTTAACACAACCGTAAATCGTTGCTGCAATTAGTAAGACCCTGACGAGATTGATCCATATCTTCTGTTTGTCGGAAGGTATAATATAACTCACATTGGTTTCTGCAATATAGTAATATGCCAAAATTGTAGTAAAGGCAAAAAAGAATAATGCAAATGCAATGAAGTATGATCCAAAACCAGAGAATGATGGATCAAATGTATAATTACCTCCAGAAAATGCTTTATCTATACCTGCTTGAGCATACATAGCAGTACCACTGACGTCTTTACTACCGTCTGCATTTTGTACATAAACACCACTATCATGCATTAAATGAGGTGTACCATCTTTGTTTGTTGCCCCATCTGTTGTATTGAATGTACCTGACATTAAAATCATTAAAGCAGTCGCTGTACATACTAATAATGTATCTACATAAACTGAGAATGCTTGTACAAGACCTTGTTTTGCTGGATGAGAAACCTCAGCTGCAGCAGCTGCGTGTGGTCCTGTACCTTGACCTGCTTCATTTGAATAAAGTCCACGTTTAACACCGATTTCAATCATAGCACCAAAAATACCACCAAATGCTGCTTCTGCTCCAAAAGCAGATTTGAAAATAAGACCGATTAACGCTGGTACTTCACCAATATTCATAATAATTATTATAATTGCTAAACCTATGTATACAATAGCCATGAAAGGAACGACAGCAGTTGCAACATTCGCAATAGATTTA encodes the following:
- a CDS encoding MFS transporter, with translation MPNTSSGKTFYKKDFWIMLVILFMMEFARGMYILSYLPILPTTTAKVTVGITSLAISLHFVSDALTNFIIGFLLKRFGPTVILTSGFVLAFSSLALIIFIPSPIIYILSAILLGIAVSPIWVIMLSSVDESSRGKQMGYVYFSWLVGLLSGMIFMNLLFKIHPTRFTFMMALCVLIAWGLFYFVKVRLTNYESKSVKKQLKEIVLVSKRHLLLFPGIFLQGSAIGMLVPILPTYATKHMGVSTLEYTFILIVGGIGCTISMLFFSKLMDKHAKIFTHIVIFVGFLAYSSFIFGLTLLTQLFIVLVIALLIGTIYGLLLPAWNTFMASQINNKVQEETWGVFNSVQGFGTMVGPVIGGIISEVFRDVYYTIYASSLMFLFLAIFYGIHFIIAHKKKKSI
- a CDS encoding UDP-N-acetylmuramoyl-L-alanyl-D-glutamate--L-lysine ligase, with protein sequence MKVKTLLDKIKIKKAYGNENQEVSDITTDSRTAKRGSIFVASKGYTVDSHKFIPNVIEQECTVIVSEKYIDLPDEVLLIVVKDTLKVASIFSHLIFDFPSRKLKTIGVTGTNGKTTIATMVHHLTRGLGKGSAYLGTNGFQINETVTKGVNTTPETVTLTKHIVDAVDQNCESMTFEVSSHGLVMGRLRGVEFDIAIFSNLTQDHLDFHGSMEAYGHAKSLLFSQLGQDYTKDKFVILNADDAYSKELESVTPFEIFTYGIDNEADFMATNIQESISGVQFTLVTPFGEYQVHSPYLGKFNVLNLLASILGLWVQGYELEDITKAVKNMPPVEGRLEVLDRNLPIDLIIDYAHTPDGMDKLIDAVKPFVKQKLIFLVGMAGERDLTKTPEMGRISCRADYVIFTPDNPANDDPKMLTAELAKGATHNNYVEFEDRAEGIRHAIEISEPGDTVVLASKGREPYQIMPDHIKVPHRDDLIGLEAAYEKYGGKLSED
- a CDS encoding alanine/glycine:cation symporter family protein, which translates into the protein MMESFVSFANEIVWSKALVYGLLLTGVLFSLMMRFFQVRHFKEMISLMFHGEKSPSGISSFQAIAVSLAGRVGTGNIVGVSTAIFIGGPGAVFWMWATAFLGASSAFIESALGQIYKKEINGQYRGGPAYYIEAGIKGKVGKIYAVIFALVTVLSVGLLLPGVQSNAIASSMKNAFGLDPMIIAIILAVLLALIIFGGIKSIANVATAVVPFMAIVYIGLAIIIIIMNIGEVPALIGLIFKSAFGAEAAFGGIFGAMIEIGVKRGLYSNEAGQGTGPHAAAAAEVSHPAKQGLVQAFSVYVDTLLVCTATALMILMSGTFNTTDGATNKDGTPHLMHDSGVYVQNADGSKDVSGTAMYAQAGIDKAFSGGNYTFDPSFSGFGSYFIAFALFFFAFTTILAYYYIAETNVSYIIPSDKQKIWINLVRVLLIAATIYGCVKTADVAWAMGDLGVGLMAWLNIIAIWILHKPAIRALRDFEKQKKAKGSGRDAVYRPGPDEVPTAKFWHEVYPKRLEEEKNLDK
- a CDS encoding YueH family protein — protein: MKIRESHSQTINCKVFIYENKKEEYFVISIPDLYWSIQVDYDLYGESLIEHLYLHLFNVLEDDEANELANRISQWTSEL
- a CDS encoding YjcG family protein; this translates as MKLGIILIPSKPFQEAVNAYRKRYDKHYALIAPHITIKEKFEIEDSTLDEVKSRLEQTSKKHQPLNIQVSKASSFAPTKNVIYFKVTKTDELEALYNEFNSGDFYGESTHPFVPHFTIAQGLSSQEFEDIYGQVKMAGIDHSETIDTIKLMKQNEDETWSEAASYTLG
- a CDS encoding peptide chain release factor 3 — protein: MTIKKEVESRKTFAIISHPDAGKTTLTEKLLLFGGAIRKAGTVKGKKSGKFATSDWMKVEQERGISVTSSVMQFNYDHFNINILDTPGHEDFSEDTYRTLMAVDSAVMVIDCAKGIEPQTLKLFKVCKMRGIPIFTFINKLDRMGKEPFELLEEIEKTLEIETYPMNWPVGMGQNFFGIIDRAEKTIEPFRDEENVLHLNDDYELEEDHPIKNDSQFQQAIDELMLVDEVGEHFDEEMLLAGELTPVFFGSALANFGVQNFLNAYVDYAPMPSGRTTEEGDTVDPFDQDFSGFIFKIQANMDPRHRDRIAFMRVVSGAFERGMDVTLQRTKKKQKITRSTSFMADDTQTVNHAVSGDIIGLYDTGNYQIGDTLVGGNQKFHFETLPQFTPEIFMKVSAKNVMKQKHFHKGIEQLVQEGAIQLYKTLHTNQIILGAVGQLQFEVFEHRMKNEYNVDVVMEQVGKKIARWIENEKDIKDNMNSSRSILVKDRYDQFVFLFENEFATRWFEDKFPEIKLFSLL
- a CDS encoding ABC transporter ATP-binding protein — its product is MINVQSISKSYGRTQILENITTQFEPGCITGLIGPSGAGKTTLIKCILGMEAIDSGSITIKDTAIPNRKILRSIGYMAQSDALFDDLTAFENMTFFGKLYINKDLNLNERIEKALKMVNLTNEKNKKVKAYSGGMKRRLSLAISFIQDPSILILDEPTVGIDPKLRKSIWNDLFAARNEGKTILVTTHVLDEADKCDKLLLMREGNIISYGSPDEIKQSFNVDTIEEVFLQLGDGHDA
- a CDS encoding diglucosyl diacylglycerol synthase; amino-acid sequence: MVSQNKKLLIITGSFGNGHLQVTNSIVKQFGEMNLNHLTVIEHDLFLEAHPIMTSIAKQWYINSFKYFRNMYKFFYYSRPEQIDKCIYKYYGLNKLLNLLIKEKPDLILLTFPTPVVSVLTEQFNLNIPIATVMTDYRLHKNWVTPHSNRYYVATNDLKNEFQSIGIEAEDIKVTGIPISKQFEEPIDRYQWLMKHKLDPDKKVILMSAGAFGVSTGFSSMISQIDTHAKDAQVVMICGNSKSLKNELKQHFKNNENVLILGYTKHMNEWMASSQLMITKPGGITISEAFARHLPLIFLNPAPGQELENAEYFSVKGYGKVAHTPEEATKMVISLINQPTELKKMTKLLEENYLDKSTETICNDLLSLLSDSLSYKEVYGKVPMYAKYFIR
- a CDS encoding alpha/beta hydrolase-fold protein, producing MDKKIGLVDQIKLESKYLNREVSISIYLPKAYTDLYKHHVVIAFDGRDFFQFGQIHRTYEKLRSSNEVDRAIIVGVHYEDVESRRTEFHPEGEHRKEMSQFVVKELMPYIDKTFSTLKVGNARILLGDSLAASIALLTGLEYPHHFSQLGLFSPMINETVTQKFYDCTSKDILNIKHFIGKEEDDFKLMSGESADFLTPNRDFRELVNQSNISYEYIELDGGHTWKTWKPQLENMLTYFLSHQKQENLI
- a CDS encoding TetR/AcrR family transcriptional regulator; this encodes MNRSIKEILNEQLTKQADLSEKQVSVIKSATELFSEKGFYNTSTRDIATLAQVSEGTVYKHFKTKDELLYAGLLPLYKTVVAPEVVKEFTSELSKSTTLEGFVDIFVDNRIEFIHNNKNIIKIIFGEIMYNSNIQRLLFGLFNETIEPALSKHIQRLKDNHEIEADLPVHTALQLLITNTISIMLPVLLSNNYSDSELNENIKITKHLLIKMLK
- a CDS encoding ABC transporter permease, with the protein product MLNIAKRIFKQVFRDKRTLMLLLVAPLFILTLIYFLFNFSDEANDLKVGTIHINDELKTNLNDQNIDTVQYKNKDNLKDKFKNDDLDGFIINEDNKLSITYENSDPSTTNQLKGKLNQLVVGQNIKQLSNALTQQGKIIHQITKQLPQQMKENLPATDKPNIEKYEMNQHYLFGNKDTNYFDTISPILIAFFVFFFTFLISGISLLKERTSGTLERILSSPIKKYEIILGYIIGYGAFAIIQTTLIVLYSIYVLQMETEGNIALVFITNILVSFIALTFGLLLSTFASSEFQMIQFIPLAVIPQIFFAGIIPGDSMHTLLQYIAHIMPLYYAADAIQNVMLRGYDVSDIYINWIILFAIFTILLILNILGMNRYRKV